In Chitinophaga sp. HK235, a single window of DNA contains:
- a CDS encoding serine hydrolase: protein MKRLKAVSIILSITGIAIISSCQGNAARIKASRKQAISDSTLYTLNLTAAQKEAILKAPRTMQLQQDLSSFYSNKLLRSGFNGAIIVAKKGVIIFEQYHGFENYRTKNPVMDSSAFQLASVSKTFTGAAVLWLAEKQKLSLEDSLQKFFPHFPYKGIKVRMLLNHRSGLPNYLYFCDSLVKDQSGFLTNDEVIRLMEQHKPRIQHLPDTHFQYCNTNYLLLASIIEKVSGQKYADFMQQTFFKPLHMVNTFVYDPTSAPHPHQTQSHKYNGQAEPDTYFDGVMGDKGIYSSARDMLKWDQALYSGHLLDSATLKAAYTPYSHEKAGIRNYGLGWRLMVYPDSTRNIVYHNGWWHGNNTVFYRFVEDTTTLIILGNKYNRGIYQAVKPIREMLGHDDGEEAGAE, encoded by the coding sequence ATGAAGCGATTGAAAGCAGTAAGCATCATCTTATCTATCACAGGTATTGCCATTATCTCCAGTTGTCAGGGCAATGCCGCGCGTATCAAAGCAAGCAGAAAACAAGCCATATCAGACAGTACTTTGTACACGCTCAATTTAACGGCAGCGCAAAAAGAGGCTATCCTCAAAGCTCCGCGCACCATGCAATTACAACAGGACCTGAGTTCATTTTACAGCAACAAACTATTACGCAGCGGCTTCAACGGAGCCATCATTGTTGCTAAAAAAGGTGTCATCATTTTCGAACAATATCATGGCTTCGAAAATTACCGCACCAAAAACCCGGTTATGGACAGCTCAGCGTTTCAGCTTGCCTCCGTTTCCAAAACCTTTACCGGCGCTGCTGTATTATGGCTGGCCGAAAAACAGAAGCTGAGCCTGGAAGACTCCCTGCAGAAGTTCTTCCCACATTTCCCTTATAAAGGTATTAAGGTGCGCATGCTGCTGAATCATCGCAGCGGTTTGCCCAACTATCTGTATTTCTGCGATAGCCTGGTAAAAGACCAGTCTGGTTTCCTTACCAACGATGAGGTGATCAGACTGATGGAACAACATAAGCCGCGTATCCAGCATCTGCCGGATACTCACTTCCAGTATTGCAATACAAATTATCTCCTGCTGGCTTCGATTATTGAAAAGGTCAGCGGACAAAAATATGCTGACTTCATGCAGCAGACATTTTTCAAGCCGCTGCATATGGTCAATACTTTTGTATATGACCCTACCTCTGCACCTCATCCGCATCAGACCCAAAGTCATAAGTATAACGGGCAGGCAGAACCAGATACTTATTTCGACGGAGTGATGGGCGATAAAGGTATTTACAGCTCCGCACGCGATATGCTGAAATGGGACCAGGCACTGTATTCCGGGCATTTGCTCGATTCAGCCACACTGAAAGCTGCGTATACACCTTACAGCCATGAAAAAGCAGGCATCCGCAACTACGGGCTGGGATGGCGGCTGATGGTATATCCGGACAGTACCAGAAATATTGTTTACCACAATGGCTGGTGGCATGGCAACAATACTGTGTTTTACCGTTTTGTGGAAGATACTACCACCCTGATCATCCTGGGCAACAAATACAACCGTGGCATATACCAGGCTGTAAAGCCTATCCGGGAAATGTTGGGACATGATGATGGTGAAGAAGCCGGAGCAGAATAA
- the serA gene encoding phosphoglycerate dehydrogenase produces the protein MEQVKSTSYPKEKISILLLENISDAAVAEFTSAGYSVRKMAGALGEDELINEIKDVHLLGIRSKTQVTRKVLEAARKLQAIGCFCIGTNQVDLKAATEHGVAVFNAPYSNTRSVAELVIGLSIVLIRRIVDKNAAAHNGIWMKEAKGSYELRGKTLGIVGYGNIGSQVSVLAEGMGMNVMYYDAETKLPLGNAVQQRSLKELFEQADIISLHVPSNRSTENMINRETLSYVKKGAIFLNYARGEVVDLEALKEALESGQLSGAAVDVFPVEPEKNGAAFSTPLQKLSNVILTPHIGGSTEEAQHNIGLDVSSKLLNYLEKGASFGSHTVPALSVPPIENTHRILHVHQNVPGVLSAINTALSENKINILGQYLKTNDQIGYVVLDVDRQLSQEALTLLKDVKHTIKARLLY, from the coding sequence ATGGAACAGGTAAAGTCTACAAGTTATCCGAAAGAAAAGATCAGCATTTTATTGTTGGAGAATATCAGCGACGCTGCAGTGGCAGAATTTACCTCCGCAGGCTATAGTGTGCGTAAAATGGCTGGTGCGCTCGGTGAAGATGAACTGATCAATGAAATCAAGGATGTTCATTTATTGGGAATCCGTTCCAAAACACAGGTCACCCGTAAAGTGCTCGAAGCAGCCAGGAAACTCCAGGCAATAGGTTGTTTTTGTATTGGTACTAATCAGGTAGATCTCAAAGCTGCCACCGAACATGGGGTGGCTGTTTTTAATGCCCCTTACTCCAATACCCGCTCCGTAGCAGAGCTGGTTATCGGTTTGTCTATTGTTCTGATCCGTCGTATTGTTGACAAAAACGCTGCCGCCCACAACGGCATATGGATGAAAGAAGCAAAAGGAAGCTACGAGCTGAGGGGTAAAACACTCGGTATCGTGGGTTATGGTAACATCGGCAGTCAGGTAAGCGTACTGGCAGAAGGGATGGGCATGAACGTGATGTATTATGATGCTGAAACCAAATTGCCTTTGGGTAACGCTGTACAACAGCGTTCTCTGAAAGAGCTGTTCGAACAGGCAGACATCATTTCCCTGCACGTACCTTCCAATAGGTCTACCGAAAATATGATCAATCGGGAAACACTGTCTTATGTAAAAAAGGGTGCTATCTTCCTGAACTATGCGAGAGGAGAAGTAGTTGATCTGGAGGCGTTAAAAGAAGCGCTTGAAAGCGGACAACTGTCTGGTGCAGCAGTTGACGTGTTCCCGGTAGAGCCGGAAAAAAATGGTGCAGCTTTCTCCACGCCGCTGCAAAAGTTGTCCAACGTAATCCTGACACCGCATATTGGTGGCAGTACCGAGGAAGCCCAGCACAACATCGGCCTGGATGTAAGCAGCAAACTACTCAACTATCTGGAAAAAGGTGCCAGCTTTGGTTCTCATACCGTGCCGGCTCTTAGCGTACCACCCATTGAAAATACCCACCGTATTCTGCACGTGCACCAGAACGTGCCCGGTGTGCTGTCTGCTATCAACACCGCACTGTCTGAAAACAAAATCAATATCCTGGGCCAGTACCTTAAAACCAACGACCAGATTGGTTATGTGGTACTGGACGTAGACAGACAACTGTCTCAGGAAGCACTTACCTTGTTGAAAGACGTTAAACATACCATCAAGGCCAGACTGCTGTATTAA